Proteins from one Meriones unguiculatus strain TT.TT164.6M chromosome 10, Bangor_MerUng_6.1, whole genome shotgun sequence genomic window:
- the LOC110552992 gene encoding centriole and centriolar satellite protein OFD1-like, with amino-acid sequence MAQSTSVKCDVLSQDELRKKLYQTFKDRGILDTLKTHLRNQLIQELMHPVLSGEVKPPSISVEGSALLIGASNSLVADHLRRCGYQYSLSVFFPESGLAEEKLFTLQDLLQLIRINPSSSLYKSLISGFDKENQKGFLMSFLKELAEYHQAKESCDMETQTSATFPSQVSLAEKFQLIDDQFADAFPHHPKLESLETKLNEYKKEIQHQLQAEMCQKLKYFREAEITKVKMEEKRKYEKELAEFRSEFERTCQAKNEALISQEKNSLERIKKHQEIETKEIYAQRQLLLNDIDLLRGREAKLKEQTEAFEMTQKLQEEKNKSEAEALRRREQNLKSIEETYDQKLKTELLKYQLELKDDYITRTNKVLEEERKNREKTVHLQEELTAVNSKKEELSKSVKHMKEIEVELESVKAQFLTMSKQNHLLNEKVKEMSDYSLLKEKKVELQAENKLLKQQLEENRKHLLYHIAQPPPELSVFPKELRKAQNAIALEHKEFDTQRQALHKQLQSEIEHSTRLKAQIVEYDASVKRLTIQVADLKSQLTQTQTALENEVFRNPKQSLTLDSLSGLVSGKMGPYPGDPSGDFLNVPLEQDKVIGDAVMSRVPPYANVATEASSPDSDLEFIASSTKAKVRELEQEAECLEKAFRNYHQRVTRNPSMSLQPAKSPSSVYSLGVPRNIASTSLCRHAPAEDRAVSEQPLVDMVKEEKTDVSRAILGSVVSRPCRTSSSTRLSFTPHPKLRSLDNEKHLEVLGSVHVVSSSPGLGRAAGSHAASSSPCPDRTIAQPSPVPSRHSFSGPSSSVPEQNAYFYQRQSEKQDKSELSNVDKRSLKDKEECKPSLRWSKPEQFEAEGLLPAGDMCAIHVAAATAPSRPIACDYPSANQSQSGEQKEQQLWECHLEEQSQREEQKQNEWQETLERERRELEKLEQERRIIKESLKIEMEEELEKSAQEQKDKSACGENPLEKYMKIIQQRQEHSSVDKSSKKSGRECSLVDTIAPSDKDESSLGFSHEETDDIW; translated from the coding sequence ATGGCTCAGTCCACGTCCGTCAAGTGTGATGTGCTGAGTCAAGATGAACTGCGCAAAAAGCTGTACCAGACGTTTAAGGATCGGGGTATACTGGATACACTGAAGACCCACCTCCGGAACCAGTTAATTCAGGAATTGATGCATCCTGTGTTGAGTGGGGAAGTAAAGCCTCCATCCATTTCAGTGGAAGGGAGTGCCCTCCTAATAGGTGCTTCGAACTCGCTGGTGGCAGATCACTTACGGAGATGTGGCTATCAATAttcactttctgttttctttccagaAAGTGGTTTGGCAGAAGAAAAGCTATTTACTTTGCAAGATCTATTACAACTCATTCGAATCAACCCCTCATCGAGTCTCTACAAATCACTGATTTCAGGATTtgataaagaaaaccaaaaaggtTTTCTTATGAGTTTCTTAAAGGAATTGGCAGAATATCATCAAGCTAAAGAGAGCTGTGATATGGAAACTCAGACAAGCGCCACGTTTCCTAGCCAAGTGTCCCTAGCAGAGAAGTTTCAGCTTATCGATGATCAATTTGCAGATGCTTTTCCTCATCATCCCAAGCTAGAATCTTTAGAGACAAAGTTAAATGAATATAAGAAAGAAATACAGCACCAGCTTCAGGCAGAAATGTGTCAAAAGCTGAAGTATTTTAGAGAAGCTGAAATAACAAAAGTTaagatggaagagaaaagaaagtatgAAAAGGAATTGGCTGAGTTCCGGAGTGAATTTGAAAGAACTTGTCAAGCAAAAAATGAAGCGCTCATTTCTCAGGAAAAGAACTCTCTGGAAAGGATTAAAAAGCACCAAGAgattgaaacaaaagaaatttatgcTCAAAGACAGCTTCTCCTAAATGATATAGACTTGCTCAGAGGTAGAGAAGCAAAGCTGAAGGAACAAACTGAAGCTTTTGAGATGACCCAGAAgctccaagaagaaaaaaataaaagtgaggcCGAGGCGCTTCGGAGACGGGAACAGAATCTGAAGAGTATTGAAGAGACCTATGATCAGAAACTCAAAACTGAACTTCTAAAGTACCAACTGGAACTAAAGGATGACTACATCACTAGAACAAATAAAGTcctggaagaggaaaggaagaacagagaaaaaacTGTTCATTTGCAAGAAGAGCTCACAGCTGTTAATTCAAAAAAGGAAGAACTCAGTAAATCTGTGAAGCATATGAAAGAAATTGAGGTGGAGCTGGAGTCTGTCAAAGCCCAGTTTTTGACaatgtcaaaacaaaaccacttgcTGAATGAAAAGGTGAAAGAGATGAGTGATTACTCactactgaaagaaaagaaagtggagcTTCAGGCAGAAAATAAATTGCTTAAGCAGCAGctggaagagaacaggaaacatcTCCTCTACCACATAGCTCAGCCACCTCCTGAGCTCTCGGTTTTCCCAAAAGAATTACGGAAAGCACAAAATGCTATAGCACTGGAGCACAAGGAGTTTGACACTCAGAGGCAAGCTCTGCACAAACAGCTGCAGAGTGAAATTGAACATTCTACACGGCTAAAGGCCCAGATAGTAGAATATGATGCTTCTGTTAAAAGGTTAACTATCCAGGTTGCTGATTTAAAGTCACAACTAACACAAACTCAGACAGCCCTTGAGAATGAAGTGTTCCGAAATCCAAAGCAGTCTCTGACCCTAGATTCCCTGAGTGGCCTAGTGAGTGGCAAGATGGGGCCCTACCCTGGGGATCCAAGTGGGGATTTCTTGAATGTGCCCCTTGAACAAGACAAGGTTATAGGAGATGCAGTTATGTCAAGGGTCCCACCCTATGCAAATGTAGCAACAGAGGCTAGTTCCCCAGATTCTGACCTTGAATTCATAGCCAGTAGTACTAAAGCCAAAGTAAGAGAGCTAGAGCAAGAGGCTGAATGCTTGGAAAAGGCATTCAGAAATTACCACCAAAGGGTTACTCGGAATCCTTCTATGAGTCTTCAGCCGGCAAAGAGTCCTTCATCTGTATACTCACTAGGAGTTCCCAGAAACATAGCGTCCACTTCCTTGTGTAGAcatgctcctgcagaggacagagCTGTCTCTGAACAGCCTCTTGTGGACATggtgaaggaagaaaagactgATGTGTCCAGAGCAATCTTGGGCAGTGTGGTCTCACGGCCATGCAGGACCTCTTCCTCCACACGCCTGTCCTTCACACCCCATCCAAAACTGAGAAGTCTTGATAATGAAAAGCATCTGGAAGTTTTAGGTAGCGTACACGTCGTTTCCAGCAGCCCTGGTCTTGGCAGAGCAGCTGGGTCACACGCTGCTTCCTCTAGTCCTTGCCCTGACAGAACAATAGCCCAGCCATCACCAGTGCCATCTAGGCACAGCTTCTCTGGTCCTTCCTCTAGTGTTCCAGAGCAAAATGCCTACTTTTATCAGAGACAATCTGAAAAGCAAGACAAAAGTGAACTTTCAAATGTGGACAAGCGATCTCTGAAAGATAAGGAGGAGTGCAAACCATCTCTCCGATGGAGCAAGCCAGAACAGTTTGAGGCAGAAGGACTCCTCCCTGCTGGTGACATGTGTGCCATACATGTTGCTGCAGCTACTGCACCCTCCAGACCCATTGCATGTGACTACCCAAGTGCTAATCAGAGCCAATCTGGAGAACAAAAAGAACAGCAGCTATGGGAAtgccatctggaagagcagagtcAGAGAGAAGAACAAAAGCAGAATGAATGGCAAGAGACTctagagagggaaagaagagagctGGAAAAActggagcaggagaggaggaTTATTAAAGAATCACTGAAGATTGAAATGGAAGAAGAATTAGAAAAAAGTGCtcaagaacagaaagacaaatcAGCTTGTGGTGAAAATCCTTTAGAGAAATACATGAAAATCATCCAGCAGAGACAGGAGCACTCAAGTGTGGATAAGAGCTCAAAAAAATCAGGCAGAGAATGTTCACTAGTGGACACAATTGCACCTAGTGACAAAGATGAAAGTTCTCTAGGCTTTTCTCATGAAGAGACAGATGACATCTGGTAA